One window from the genome of Erwinia sorbitola encodes:
- the pxpB gene encoding 5-oxoprolinase subunit PxpB, which produces MQQARCYLLGERAVVLELEPPVSLASQQRIWGLTQRLQDRPEVIEVVPGMNNITIMLRDPQQSAPGAIEWLQQWWEASESVELESRLMEIPVIYGGQSGPDLEEVAHHSGMSASQVVACHAAVDYVVYFIGFQPGFPYLGGLDQRLHTPRRAEPRVQVPAGSVGIGGSQTGVYPLAAPGGWQLIGQTKTALFTPDAHPPVLLRPGDRVRFVPQKEGIC; this is translated from the coding sequence TTGCAACAAGCACGTTGTTACCTGTTAGGCGAACGGGCAGTGGTACTGGAGCTGGAACCGCCAGTATCGCTCGCCAGTCAGCAACGTATATGGGGGCTGACGCAGAGATTGCAGGATCGCCCGGAAGTCATCGAAGTGGTACCCGGAATGAACAACATCACCATTATGCTGCGCGATCCGCAGCAGAGTGCGCCGGGGGCTATCGAGTGGCTACAGCAGTGGTGGGAAGCCAGCGAGTCAGTGGAGCTGGAATCACGACTGATGGAGATTCCGGTGATCTATGGCGGCCAGTCAGGCCCTGATCTTGAGGAGGTCGCGCACCACAGCGGCATGAGCGCGTCACAGGTGGTTGCCTGTCATGCAGCGGTGGATTACGTGGTCTATTTTATCGGTTTTCAGCCCGGCTTCCCGTACCTCGGCGGCCTGGATCAGCGGCTGCATACGCCGCGACGTGCCGAACCCCGTGTGCAGGTGCCAGCCGGTTCGGTAGGCATCGGCGGCAGCCAGACCGGAGTATATCCGCTGGCCGCGCCGGGGGGCTGGCAGCTGATTGGCCAGACTAAAACGGCCTTGTTCACGCCGGATGCACATCCTCCGGTACTGCTGCGCCCCGGCGATCGCGTGCGTTTTGTACCGCAGAAGGAGGGCATATGTTAA
- the pxpC gene encoding 5-oxoprolinase subunit PxpC — MLKIIRAGMSSTIQDSGRTGWRKYGIGLCGVLDHPAMQTANMLVGNAPDSPVLEITLGQFCAEFRRDGWIALAGAGCHAELDGQPVWTGWRTAVKKGQRLTLSMPRHGMRSYLAINGGYAIDEKLGSGSTDLKAGFGGFNGRQLLDGDSLPLGQPTRQFRQPAGVRQLLWGNRVRAIPGPEYHEFSEESQEGFWRSPWRLNPQSNRMGYRLQGRKLQRDATRDMLSHGLIPGVVQVPPSGQPIVLMADAQTTGGYPRIACVIEADLYHLAQLRLGEPIHFECCTLEEALQAKKEQQRVLDQMLWGLADEG, encoded by the coding sequence ATGTTAAAGATTATTCGTGCCGGGATGAGCAGCACCATCCAGGACAGCGGCCGCACTGGCTGGCGAAAGTATGGCATCGGCCTGTGCGGTGTACTCGATCATCCGGCGATGCAAACCGCCAATATGCTGGTGGGTAATGCGCCAGACAGCCCGGTGCTGGAGATCACCCTCGGTCAGTTTTGCGCTGAGTTTCGGCGGGACGGCTGGATAGCACTGGCAGGCGCGGGCTGTCATGCAGAGCTTGACGGTCAACCTGTATGGACTGGCTGGAGAACAGCGGTTAAAAAAGGGCAGCGCCTTACGCTGAGTATGCCGCGCCACGGAATGCGCAGCTATCTGGCGATTAACGGCGGATATGCCATTGATGAGAAGCTCGGTTCTGGCAGCACCGATCTGAAAGCAGGTTTTGGCGGCTTTAACGGACGCCAGCTGCTTGACGGTGACTCACTGCCTCTGGGGCAACCAACGCGCCAGTTCCGGCAGCCAGCGGGAGTCCGCCAGCTGCTGTGGGGTAACCGCGTACGGGCCATACCGGGACCGGAATATCATGAGTTCAGTGAAGAGAGTCAGGAGGGTTTCTGGCGCAGCCCCTGGCGGCTTAATCCGCAAAGTAACCGCATGGGATATCGTTTACAGGGGCGGAAATTACAGCGTGATGCTACCCGCGATATGCTCTCTCACGGCCTGATCCCCGGAGTGGTGCAGGTGCCGCCGAGCGGCCAGCCGATTGTGCTGATGGCCGATGCGCAAACCACCGGAGGCTATCCACGAATTGCCTGCGTGATTGAAGCGGATCTCTATCATCTGGCACAGCTGCGCCTCGGTGAGCCGATCCATTTCGAGTGCTGCACGCTGGAAGAGGCGCTGCAAGCCAAAAAAGAGCAGCAGCGCGTTTTGGATCAGATGCTCTGGGGGCTGGCTGATG